A segment of the Pseudoliparis swirei isolate HS2019 ecotype Mariana Trench chromosome 4, NWPU_hadal_v1, whole genome shotgun sequence genome:
aaagatatgcagtgtcactaacactcagtaaactctttatgcccaaatatttgatcttattttgtttcatttttcacaggttgcactttattgatattatcttgaaaaggtattcagtgcaaaacaggttaattgcaacgttatgtaactcatagaaatgtaaggtattctacatacagctttttcattgttatctgactgaatgaaaggcagacttggttatattatatgtggttacattgtcatttaaaaaataaaagtaatcgtgacagtaaaaataaattgttttataacagtgtattttcatgtaacttttgtggtttaaaaaatgtctaaaggaactattggccccgggcatctttactttatcacaattggccctagttgcaaaaagtttggacacccctggcttaaactcatccaatacttccccaaaaaatcatgtgtgatgccagtcaaggcctgaacacattcacacgaagaaacaagcacatttcttccaggaacacctattgaacacctattgaaaagtaaaataaccataatttattcactttcacgataatGTTACCCCCTACAGCTGATGCAATTACATCTAATCAGTGGTGCAGAGCAATAGGTGCTTGCCGAGTGACACAGAGACCTGTTTTTGATTCCAGACTAAGGCAAAGATAATGTTATCGGGGTTTTTTCTACACTTCACTTAGACATATGATGCATGGATATGTTCACAGACATgatcgattccaagacaagatagctttttttcatcacttttttttttttacattgaatttacatgacgtggtctacacttcacgtagggacacacgatgcatgaatatgttcacgtagttaaagcgccacctagtggctcaactggactttgtcgaatctgccccaaactctCGTTtcaagtcgcggcccgagtcgagtccgaccggcgcgcccgcgtcctcggccgagcgggccggcgtcccgccggctcccccgaccggcgcagatgagcgaggacccgttcaacgctgcttgcagctttaattgtctttttttattattctatcatttttacaaatattatttcATTCTAATAATCGTATTACTTGTAATATTATTTAGATTGTGGTCTcacctgtgccccccccccccccccccccccccagatgcaGACCGTCACACTGATTCCTGGTGACGGCATCGGACCCGAGATATCCTCTGCTGTCGTGAAGATCTTTGATGCCGCCAAGgtcggtgccccccccccccaggtgccccccccccccaccccgagaCTAACCCGGTCCCCCTGCAGGCCCCGGTCTgctgggaggagaggaacgtcaCGGCCATCAAGGGGCCCGGGGGCCGCTGGATGATCCCCCCCGACGCCAAGGAGTCCATGGACCGCAGCAAGATCGGCCTGAAGGGTGAGGAACAGAGGGCATTCTGGGTAATAGAGCCAGAGTCTCCTGGGCTGAGCTCAAGTCTCTGGTGTCTCCTCCAGGACCTCTGAAGACCCCCATCGCCGCGGGTCACCCCTCCATGAACCTGCTGCTGAGgaagacctttgacctctacgcCAACGTGCGACCCTGCATCTCCATCGAGGGCTACAAGACGCCGTACACCGACGTCAACCTGGTGACCATCCGGGAGAACACGGAGGGCGAGTACAGCGGCATCGAACACGTGGTGCGtgtctcttaaagggccggtacagCGGCATCGAACACGTGGTGCGtgtctcttaaagggccggtacagCGGCATCGAACACGTGGTGCGtgtctcttaaagggccggtacagCGGCATCGAACACGTGGTGCGtgtctcttaaagggccggtacagCAGCATCGAACACGTGGTGCGtgtctcttaaagggccggtacagCGGCATCGAACACGTGGTGCGtgtctcttaaagggccggtacagCGGCATCGAACACGTGGTGCGtgtctcttaaagggccggtacagCGGCATCGAACACGTGGTGCGtgtctcttaaagggccggtacagCGGCATCGAACACGTGGTACGtgtctcttaaagggccggtacagCGGCATCGAACACGTGGTACGtgtctcttaaagggccggtacagCGGCATCGAACACGTGGTGCGtgtctcttaaagggccggcgcaCCAACAGGAGGCCTGTGGACGGAAAACgttagctagtaacgttagctagcttaGTTTAAACACTGACTGGTTGTTTACAAAGTCACAtggtcagagaccaggaggtcaCGTCTTCATTCCCTGgcccctccttcctgtccctggtccttccttcctgtccctggtccctccttcctgtccctggtccctccttcctgtccctggtccctccttcctgtccctggtccctccttcctgtccctggtccctccttcctgtccctggtccttccttcctgtccctggtccctccttcctgtccctggtccttccttcctgtccctggtccctccttcctgtccctggtccttccttcctgtccctggtccctccttcctgtccctggtccctccttcctgtccctggtccctccttcctgtccctggtccctccttcctgtccctggtccctccttcctgtccctggtccttccttcctgtccctggtccctccttcctgtccctggtccttccttcctgtccctggtccctccttcctgtccctggtccctccttcctgtccctggtccctccttcctgtccctggtccctccttcctgtccctggtccttccttcctgtccctggtccctccttcctgtccctggcccctccttcctgtcccAGATCGTGGAGGGCGTGGTCCAGAGCATCAAGCTGATCACGGAGGACGCCAGCAGACGCATCGCTGAGTACGCCTTCGAGTACGCCCGCAACAACCAGAGGAGCAGCGTGACGGCGGTGCACAAGGCCAACATCATGtgagcctgtctgtctgcctgtctgtctgtctgtcccctcctgtgtgatgaatgctctctacctgtctctctctctcaggaggaTGTCAGACGGGCTGTTCCTCAGAAAGTGTCGTGAAGTGGCCGAAACCTACAAAGACATCAAGTTCACGGAGATGTACCTGGACACGGTGTGTCTCAACGTGAGtagaggctccgcccctttgTCTCAACGTGAGtagaggctccgcccctttgTCTCAATGTGAgtagaggctccgcccccttgaaCTGTTTCTCTGACCTCCAGATGGTTCAGGATCCGACCCAGTTTGACGTCCTGGTGATGCCCAACCTGTACGGAGAcatcctcaggtgtgtgtgcgtgtgcgtgtgcgtgtgcgtgtgcgtgtgcgtgtgttgacCTGCTCTctgttccagtgacctctgtGCTGGTCTCATTGGAGGACTCGGCGTGACGCCCAGCGGGAATATCGGCGCCAACGGAGTCGCCATCTTTGAATCGGTTCGTTCAGTTTTATAAAACCTTCCAAAGAGTCTGATGGGGTCTGAGCCTCTGATGGGGTCTGAGCCTCTGATGGGGTCTGAGCCTCTGATGGGGTCTGGGGGTCCCGCAGGTCCACGGCACCGCCCCTGACATCGCCGGTCTGGACCTGGCCAACCCGACCGCTCTGCTGCTGAGCGCCGTCATGATGCTGCGCCACATGGGCCACCACGAGACCGCCAGCCGCATCCAGACCGCCTGCTTCGACTCCATCAGGGACAAGAAGGTGGGCTGAGGGTCCAGCGGGGGCCTCGTATTGTGTTGATTATACATCTTGTATTTAttgtcacctctcacctctgtgtctcaggtgcTCACGGGAGATCTGGGAGGAAGCTCCAAGTGTTCAGAGTTCACCGATGACATCTGCCGCCGGGTCCAGGACCTGGACTGAGTACCTGGACCGAGGACCTGGACCGAGAAGGCGGAGTCTCCCCCGACCCCGCCCCCTTTCTGTATCTACTTAAAGAACCTATATTTTgtagggagggggcggggcttgttctGCAGCTGCCTGtttaacacacgcacacgtcacatgaccaagTGGCTGATATCACATGTTTCTCATACTTGaccttttttaaagttatttattgTTTCCCGTTTCCATCTCGCTGTTCTTCAGGAtcataaagatataaagataAAAAGATCACGTCTCCATCGTCATTCAGAGGGTTAGATTCTGAATcctattgtattattattattatactgcattagatatatattaatatactgaatcagattatatatagatagatgtattAGTTttacagggtgtccgcgggtccttaaaaagtcttaaattgcttttcctaaaaataaggccttaaaaagtcttaaattgggtcaaaatgggtcttcagtGCTCCCAAAAATTTGGTGTCATGTccagggttttcctgggtcaaccGTCTGttcgtgcaggtcgggctgttgagtgatcagcagctggccgctcggtccattcgcgcacctcacagttgcgtattgatcagacaagaagacacgcttatcaactccagtgtttcccctcctcttataacagggtgaaatcccccccccccccccccccgcaaacaattctcggctcgcgcgacagagcgatgcgcgcgccggcatcgaagctgccgtgatgcgcgcacacgggtgagcaccgcgtattcggtcccatcccctacaacgtgaagcatcggctactttagaaaacatgggggatgcaagttcaacaacggcttgaagagaacgagtgtttctggtcacggtgggtgaaatgcttctgaagctgcgttgtgtcgcgagactttccagcggtggaatctcacgtagagcaagaagcacagagactagcgaaggccgccagcagcccgcggggctagctgctgctccgccgctagctgctgctccgccgctagctcctgctccgccgcgagtTCCTGCtccgctgctgctccgccgcgagctcctgctccgccgctagctcctgctccgctgctgctccgccgctagctcctgctccgccgctagctcctgctccgccgcgagctcctgctccgccgctagctgctgctccgccgcgagctcctgctccgccgcgagctcctgctccgccgctaacTCCTGCTCcaccgctagctcctgctccgccgctagctcctgctccgccgctagctgctgctccgccgctagctcctgctccgccgctagctgctgctccgccgctagctcctgccccgccgctagctcctgctccgccgctagctcctgccccgccgctagctgctgctccgccgctagctcctgccccgccgctagctcctgctctgccgctagctcctgccccgccgcccgcaacgacgtcaactacaacgctggaggtcaccggaggaaatccagcgccgtgcaacaaagagctcatcaccgaagtccaacagggcgccgtgttcttcattctgttccacgagactctggaccagaccaccgcgagactctggaccagaccaccgcgagcagacagctggacttcatgtgctcttggtgaaatgaccaggtcccgtcaggatcctgtggagctcatgggccatgacaccaggacctacttcagcacctcacagtaagtctaacataaatatatgtattaactaacctcatgtatatgagtgtgtttcatatagttaagctttactcatgtgtcaagttaataacagctatgcataggcgcactacacattaattagactaattaaaaatagttttagaatggtagtagagtggtgtttacctgtcaatatgtctacatagtgttcactaggctcaagatatggctcacgttgcttaatttgtaaaaatagtattcattcatatttatccagtctgacattaatctgaagtggtggtgtcataagagatgtggtgactgttgtttggttaatgtctgccttttctttcttttttccaggagaatggaccaaatgtcaactggaagtttttatattaatacagtttgaaaaggattgttttcctagtatattcacaaaagctcaggagtagacatgaacctgtgcacaaacatccatcacatagagatatgagaactcacactcacacacacacacatacattctattatgtaaatatatttgcattttaaaagcagctggaaatgttatttgttattttatggattttttttgttcaaaaggaactatgttgcatggattttttaaatatatttacttaattttagagacatttgttcatgggacttaaatgttctgaaaatgtattaataaatataatttacaacagcaatgacatttgtgttatccttttgcattacaccatactgttaattttgaacagacatcagtgtgtttactttgaattaattaatttagattaatgtatatttccatcgtaaattaggtcttattttatttagacgtggtcttaaaaagtcttaaagtattcaatttcactggtttattcctgtagacaccctgttttataagaagaggaaggagaggaagaggaaggctcCTGTAAACAACACAAAGTAAATACACTTGGGAACAAAATCAGTTTTGAACAAAACGTTTTTACTCGAGTAGAaaattatttacacatttaagtCTGGATCAGCTGGAACACTAGAGAACGGACCGGAGGCCTGCAGCAGGGACCCGCCTGGGGGGTCCCTTTGTATGAAGTATAAGACGGAGAGGCGTCGTCATGACGACCCTCTTTGAGGAGCCTGAGGTCAACACAATAAAACAGGTACTCTCAGGTCAAAGGTGGTATTACATCACCGTAAACTCATGGTTTAAACCTCTGGAACTAGAAGAAGTTTGATGACCTCTGAGGTCAAACTGAGGTCACGCACTGTCCATCAGGTCAGCTGATCACACAATGCTGGAGGGACCGAGGACCAGGACTGCTttctgaggacagacaggtatacgggtagagacagacagacgggtagagacagacaggtagagacagacagacaggtagagacagacagacgggtagagacagacagatagagacagacagacgggtagagacaggcagacgggtagagacagacagacagatagagacagacagacgggtaggtagagacagacgggtagagacagacagacagacagacgggtagagacagacagacagacagacgggtagagacagacaggtagagacagacagacaggtagagacagacagatagagacagacagacgggtagagacaggcagacgggtagagacagacaggtagagacagacagacaggtagagacagacagacgggtagagacagacagacgggtagagacagacagatagagacagacagacgggtagagacaggcagacgggtagagacagacagacgggtaggtagagacagatgggtaggtagagacagacgggtagagacagacagacagacagacgggtagagacagacagacagacagacgggtaggtagagacagacgggtagagacagacagacgggtagagacagacagacgggtagagacaggcagacgggtagagacagacagacgggtaggtagagacagacgggtaggtagagacagacgggtaggtagagacagacagacaggtagagacagacagacgggtagagacagacagatgggtagagacagacagacagacagatgggtaggtagagacagacagacaggtagagacagacagacagacagacgggtagagacagacagacaggtagagacagacagacagacagacagacgggtagagacagacagacgggtagagacagacagacagacagacgggtagagacagacagacgggtaggtagagacagacgggtaggtagagacagacgggtaggtagagacagacagacaggtagagacagacagacgggtagagacagacagatgggtagagacagacagacagatgggtaggtagagacagacaggtagagacagacagacagacagacgggtagagacagacagacaggtagagacagacagacagacagacagacgggtagagacagacagacgggtagagacagacagacaggtagagacagacagatgggtagagacagacggacgggtagagacagacagacagacagacgggtaggtagagacagacgggtagagacagacggacgggtagagacagacagacaggtagagacaggcagacgggtagagacagacagacagatagagacagacagacgggtaggtagagacagacgggtaggtagagacagacagatgggtagagacagacagacagacagatgggtaggtagagacagacaggtagagacagacagacaggtagagacagacagacagacgggtagagacagacaacaaTCAGTCAATAACCACAATCTGTACTTGAGAAACAATGTTTTCTAACTCGTCATCAGTGTTCAAACATTGTGAGGAGTTAGGTAATAGGGGGTGAGGGGTTAGGGGGTGAGGGTTTAGGGGGTGAGGGGTTAGGGGGTAAGGGATTAGGGGTGAGGGGGTAAGGGGTTAGGgagtgaggggtgaggggtTAGGGGTGAGGGATTAGGGATTAGGGGTGAGGGCTAGGGGTGAGGGTTGGGGTTGGGGTGAGGATTAGGGTGAGGGCTAGGGGTGAGGGTAAGGGGTTGTAAGGTTGGGGTTGGGGTAGAGGGtaggggttaggggttaggtgAGGTGGGGCTAGGGGTGAGGGGTTAGGGGGTGAGGGGTTTATGTGCTCCTTGTTTCTTGTTCTCTACTCACAGGTACGATGTACTGGCTGCTGAGGTGCTGTTGGCTGAATGGTGAAGGCTTGCGGGGGGGCGGCTCCTCGGGCAGCACCTCctggaggtgggaggagacgcAGCCGCTGTCGGAGCCGGTGGAGCCGGAGAGACGGCGAGAAGATGAGCCGGAACTTTCTGTGGCTGAGAAAACATCCCACTGTTAAACGCACCACTGGAAACATCATGTTACTACGTTATTACCACTATGCTATCACTATGCTACCACTATGCTATCACTATGCTACCACTATGCTACCACTATGCTATCACTATGCTACCACTATGCTATCACTATGCTATCACTATGCTACCACTATGCTACCACTATGCTATCACTATGCTACCACTATGCTACCACTATGCTACCACTATGCTATCACTATGCTACCACTATGCTaacactctattatcactctgttatcactctgttatcactctgttatcactctgttatcactctgttatcactgttatcactctgttatcactctgttatcactctattatcactctgttatcactctgttatcactctgttatcactctgttatcactctattatcactctgttatcactctgttatcactctgttatcactctgttatcactctgttatcactctgttatcactctattatcactctgttatcactctgttatcactctgttatcactctattatcactctgttatcactctgttatcactctgttatcactctgttatcacctgttatcactctgttatcactctgttatcactctgttatcactctgttatcactctgttatcactctattatcactctgttatcactctgttatcactctgttatcactctattatcactctgttatcactctgttatcactctgttatcactctgttatcactctgttatcactctattatcactctattatcactctgttatcactctgttatcactctgttatcactctgttatcactctattatcactctgttatcactctattatcactctgttatcactctattatcactctgttatcactctgttatcactctgttatcactctgttatcactctgttatcactctgttatcactctgttatcactctattatcactctgttatcactctgttatcactctgttatcactctattatcactctgttatcactctgttatcactctgttatcactctgttatcactctgttatcactctgttatcactctgttatcactctgttatcactctattatcactctgttatcactctattatcactctgttatcactctgttatcactctgttatcactctgttatcactctgttatcactctgttatcactctgttatcact
Coding sequences within it:
- the LOC130192903 gene encoding isocitrate dehydrogenase [NAD] subunit alpha, mitochondrial-like isoform X2, whose translation is MACSAWRSMVVKARRPSLGSFSRGMQTVTLIPGDGIGPEISSAVVKIFDAAKAPVCWEERNVTAIKGPGGRWMIPPDAKESMDRSKIGLKGPLKTPIAAGHPSMNLLLRKTFDLYANVRPCISIEGYKTPYTDVNLVTIRENTEGEYSGIEHVIVEGVVQSIKLITEDASRRIAEYAFEYARNNQRSSVTAVHKANIMRMSDGLFLRKCREVAETYKDIKFTEMYLDTVCLNMVQDPTQFDVLVMPNLYGDILSDLCAGLIGGLGVTPSGNIGANGVAIFESVHGTAPDIAGLDLANPTALLLSAVMMLRHMGHHETASRIQTACFDSIRDKKVLTGDLGGSSKCSEFTDDICRRVQDLD
- the LOC130192903 gene encoding isocitrate dehydrogenase [NAD] subunit alpha, mitochondrial-like isoform X1 is translated as MVRDQEVTSSFPGPSFLSLVLPSCPWSLLPVPGPSFLSLVPPSCPWSLLPVPGPSFLSLVLPSCPWSLLPVPGPSFLSLVPPSCPWSFLPVPGPSFLSLVPPSCPWSLLPVPGPSFLSLVPPSCPWSFLPVPGPSFLSLVLPSCPWSLLPVPGPSFLSLVPPSCPWSLLPVPSFLSQIVEGVVQSIKLITEDASRRIAEYAFEYARNNQRSSVTAVHKANIMRMSDGLFLRKCREVAETYKDIKFTEMYLDTVCLNMVQDPTQFDVLVMPNLYGDILSDLCAGLIGGLGVTPSGNIGANGVAIFESVHGTAPDIAGLDLANPTALLLSAVMMLRHMGHHETASRIQTACFDSIRDKKVLTGDLGGSSKCSEFTDDICRRVQDLD